In Arcobacter sp. F2176, a single genomic region encodes these proteins:
- a CDS encoding restriction endonuclease, translated as MRIEEIFYYSTVVIFSCFCLWLFFRTREKKSHAWRKKSANKTLAKIRAFEHQGQIFSYLRKIDPFVMEELILNTLEKRKDIDIIRNEKYTGDGGVDGRFIHIVENEKRLYLVQVKRYSKYINASDINKLDEQIKKEKAYKGLFVHTGKSGKLVYNNLALSGNINLISGNGLIKLIIDGIFER; from the coding sequence ATGAGAATAGAAGAAATATTTTATTATAGCACTGTAGTAATATTTTCTTGTTTTTGCTTGTGGTTATTCTTTAGAACTAGAGAAAAAAAATCTCACGCATGGAGAAAAAAATCAGCTAATAAAACATTAGCAAAGATTAGAGCCTTTGAACATCAAGGGCAAATATTTTCATATTTAAGAAAAATTGACCCGTTTGTAATGGAAGAGTTAATTTTAAATACTCTTGAGAAAAGAAAAGATATTGATATTATAAGAAATGAAAAATACACGGGTGACGGTGGAGTAGATGGGAGATTTATTCATATTGTAGAGAATGAAAAAAGATTATATTTAGTACAGGTCAAAAGATACTCAAAATATATAAATGCAAGTGATATAAATAAACTAGATGAACAAATAAAAAAAGAAAAAGCATATAAAGGCTTATTTGTTCACACGGGGAAAAGTGGCAAATTAGTTTATAATAATTTGGCTCTAAGTGGCAATATTAATTTAATATCAGGCAATGGACTTATTAAATTAATAATAGATGGAATTTTTGAAAGATAA